The Bubalus bubalis isolate 160015118507 breed Murrah chromosome 18, NDDB_SH_1, whole genome shotgun sequence genome contains a region encoding:
- the GFY gene encoding Golgi-associated olfactory signaling regulator isoform X2: MSRHPTQSHSAAFTDLCIQLCSPVVILDLTEQVSPKAMKSFRPILFLLGFLFTWLGSKAAPTVSLPAGSDFLGIDHPSQPYPLASENSTLYGPNPESPGAAYSEPSKTPHAVSPEPSPLAFTETPSTDLQETPHQEPPKAPKPNSFNTSTPESLDTLQINPSKMIYPEPSETPKADLTELPHTESPEASTPKSSKTSHPAFSETPNPDSTQTLHQESPEISKVNSTEISHTESRENLNSNPPKTSHLGFSGTPNPDPTQTPHQEFPEIPKLSSPEISLEETPETPNSDPTKISDLKSLETHDSDTPNPKFLQTFHPDPTETPHPASHIGHEPNPTEIPQTKFPTTLYQDSTEIPTASDPEISTSLAPETPAPFKEVTALNEQSLNPKPEALAVTQPTTLKLPTSDSPGTVDLKAPRNSSPKGPDAPPPSARIAGPPAPPGPPSQPAPATPRAPQRRSRGVTLVGRPRGAAGGALCLFLAGIGLLIGIFLLLWCLYRRAARHRPFAHHRLPNDGDEPVMHLDAPKEPYDLYFYAPDAWVPSHIATKQPPPTPPLPPKLPPPPRGGRPQRLEPLSPATLPNNFL, encoded by the exons ATGTCCCGCCACCCCACCCAGAGCCATTCTGCAGCATTCACCGATCTCTGCATTCAGCTCTGTTCACCTGTTGTTATTTTGGACCTCACTGAGCAG GTATCACCCAAAGCTATGAAATCCTTCAGACCAATCCTCTTCCTTCTTGGCTTCCTCTTCACCTGGCTGGGCTCCAAGGCTGCCCCTACGGTCTCACTGCCTGCGGGCTCCGACTTCTTGGGGATAGACCACCCCTCCCAGCCCTACCCTCTGGCTTCTGAAAATTCCACTCTCTACGGACCTAACCCAGAATCTCCAGGGGCTGCTTATTCTGAGCCCTCCAAGACACCTCATGCGGTTTCCCCTGAGCCCTCCCCCCTTGCCTTCACTGAGACCCCCAGTACTGACCTCCAAGAAACCCCCCACCAGGAGCCTCCTAAGGCCCCCAAACCTAACTCATTCAACACCTCAACACCAGAGTCCCTGGACACCCTCCAAATTAACCCCTCCAAAATGATATATCCAGAACCATCTGAGACCCCCAAAGCTGACCTGACTGAACTTCCACACACAGAATCCCCTGAGGCCTCTACACCTAAGTCCTCTAAAACCTCACACCCAGCATTTTCTGAGACCCCAAACCCTGACTCTACCCAAACTCTACACCAAGAATCCCCAGAGATTTCCAAGGTTAACTCCACGGAAATCTCACACACAGAATCCCGTGAGAATCTCAACTCTAATCCCCCTAAAACTTCACACCTAGGATTTTCTGGGACCCCAAACCCTGATCCTACCCAAACTCCTCATCAAGAATTCCCAGAGATTCCCAAACTTAGCTCCCCTGAGATATCACTTGAAGAAACCCCTGAGACCCCAAATTCTGACCCCACCAAAATCTCTGACCTCAAATCTCTGGAAACCCATGACTCTGACACCCCAAACCCTAAATTCCTCCAGACCTTCCATCCTGACCCTACTGAAACACCCCACCCGGCATCTCATATAGGCCACGAGCCCAACCCCACCGAGATTCCCCAAACAAAATTCCCCACAACCCTCTACCAAGACTCAACAGAGATCCCCACAGCCTCTGACCCTGAAATCTCCACTAGCCTTGCCCCAGAAACTCCTGCACCCTTCAAAGAAGTTACTGCTCTTAATGAGCAATCCCTGAATCCCAAACCAGAAGCACTTGCAGTCACCCAGCCCACCACCCTTAAATTGCCCACCTCAGATTCTCCGGGGACAGTTGATCTGAAAGCCCCCCGGAACTCTAGCCCTAAAGGGCCCGAcgcccctcctccctcagcccGGATTGCAGGGCCCCCTGCTCCTCCAGGGCCCCCCAGTCAGCCGGCCCCAGCCACTCCGCGGGCCCCCCAGCGGCGCAGCCGAG GCGTGACCCTGGTGGGGCGTCCCCGGGGCGCGGCAGGCGGGGCCCTCTGCCTATTCCTCGCCGGGATCGGGCTGCTCATTGGCATTTTCCTGCTGCTGTGGTGTCTCTACCGCCGGGCGGCTCGACACCGGCCCTTCGCACACCACCGGCTCCCAAACGACGGAGATGAACCGG TTATGCATTTGGATGCCCCGAAGGAACCCTACGACCTCTACTTTTATGCGCCGGACGCCTGGGTCCCTTCACACATCGCTACCAAGCAGCCACCGCCCACCCCCCCGCTGCCGCCCAAGCTGCCTCCGCCGCCCCGCGGGGGCCGCCCCCAGCGCCTAGAACCGCTCTCCCCTGCCACGCTCCCAAACAACTTCCTGTGA
- the GFY gene encoding Golgi-associated olfactory signaling regulator isoform X1, which translates to MSRHPTQSHSAAFTDLCIQLCSPVVILDLTEQVSPKAMKSFRPILFLLGFLFTWLGSKAAPTVSLPAGSDFLGIDHPSQPYPLASENSTLYGPNPESPGAAYSEPSKTPHAVSPEPSPLAFTETPSTDLQETPHQEPPKAPKPNSFNTSTPESLDTLQINPSKMIYPEPSETPKADLTELPHTESPEASTPKSSKTSHPAFSETPNPDSTQTLHQESPEISKVNSTEISHTESRENLNSNPPKTSHLGFSGTPNPDPTQTPHQEFPEIPKLSSPEISLEETPETPNSDPTKISDLKSLETHDSDTPNPKFLQTFHPDPTETPHPASHIGHEPNPTEIPQTKFPTTLYQDSTEIPTASDPEISTSLAPETPAPFKEVTALNEQSLNPKPEALAVTQPTTLKLPTSDSPGTVDLKAPRNSSPKGPDAPPPSARIAGPPAPPGPPSQPAPATPRAPQRRSRGERVNTIIVLERVQETGVTLVGRPRGAAGGALCLFLAGIGLLIGIFLLLWCLYRRAARHRPFAHHRLPNDGDEPVMHLDAPKEPYDLYFYAPDAWVPSHIATKQPPPTPPLPPKLPPPPRGGRPQRLEPLSPATLPNNFL; encoded by the exons ATGTCCCGCCACCCCACCCAGAGCCATTCTGCAGCATTCACCGATCTCTGCATTCAGCTCTGTTCACCTGTTGTTATTTTGGACCTCACTGAGCAG GTATCACCCAAAGCTATGAAATCCTTCAGACCAATCCTCTTCCTTCTTGGCTTCCTCTTCACCTGGCTGGGCTCCAAGGCTGCCCCTACGGTCTCACTGCCTGCGGGCTCCGACTTCTTGGGGATAGACCACCCCTCCCAGCCCTACCCTCTGGCTTCTGAAAATTCCACTCTCTACGGACCTAACCCAGAATCTCCAGGGGCTGCTTATTCTGAGCCCTCCAAGACACCTCATGCGGTTTCCCCTGAGCCCTCCCCCCTTGCCTTCACTGAGACCCCCAGTACTGACCTCCAAGAAACCCCCCACCAGGAGCCTCCTAAGGCCCCCAAACCTAACTCATTCAACACCTCAACACCAGAGTCCCTGGACACCCTCCAAATTAACCCCTCCAAAATGATATATCCAGAACCATCTGAGACCCCCAAAGCTGACCTGACTGAACTTCCACACACAGAATCCCCTGAGGCCTCTACACCTAAGTCCTCTAAAACCTCACACCCAGCATTTTCTGAGACCCCAAACCCTGACTCTACCCAAACTCTACACCAAGAATCCCCAGAGATTTCCAAGGTTAACTCCACGGAAATCTCACACACAGAATCCCGTGAGAATCTCAACTCTAATCCCCCTAAAACTTCACACCTAGGATTTTCTGGGACCCCAAACCCTGATCCTACCCAAACTCCTCATCAAGAATTCCCAGAGATTCCCAAACTTAGCTCCCCTGAGATATCACTTGAAGAAACCCCTGAGACCCCAAATTCTGACCCCACCAAAATCTCTGACCTCAAATCTCTGGAAACCCATGACTCTGACACCCCAAACCCTAAATTCCTCCAGACCTTCCATCCTGACCCTACTGAAACACCCCACCCGGCATCTCATATAGGCCACGAGCCCAACCCCACCGAGATTCCCCAAACAAAATTCCCCACAACCCTCTACCAAGACTCAACAGAGATCCCCACAGCCTCTGACCCTGAAATCTCCACTAGCCTTGCCCCAGAAACTCCTGCACCCTTCAAAGAAGTTACTGCTCTTAATGAGCAATCCCTGAATCCCAAACCAGAAGCACTTGCAGTCACCCAGCCCACCACCCTTAAATTGCCCACCTCAGATTCTCCGGGGACAGTTGATCTGAAAGCCCCCCGGAACTCTAGCCCTAAAGGGCCCGAcgcccctcctccctcagcccGGATTGCAGGGCCCCCTGCTCCTCCAGGGCCCCCCAGTCAGCCGGCCCCAGCCACTCCGCGGGCCCCCCAGCGGCGCAGCCGAGGTGAGAGAGTCAACACTATCATCGTGTTGGAGAGAGTGCAGGAGACCG GCGTGACCCTGGTGGGGCGTCCCCGGGGCGCGGCAGGCGGGGCCCTCTGCCTATTCCTCGCCGGGATCGGGCTGCTCATTGGCATTTTCCTGCTGCTGTGGTGTCTCTACCGCCGGGCGGCTCGACACCGGCCCTTCGCACACCACCGGCTCCCAAACGACGGAGATGAACCGG TTATGCATTTGGATGCCCCGAAGGAACCCTACGACCTCTACTTTTATGCGCCGGACGCCTGGGTCCCTTCACACATCGCTACCAAGCAGCCACCGCCCACCCCCCCGCTGCCGCCCAAGCTGCCTCCGCCGCCCCGCGGGGGCCGCCCCCAGCGCCTAGAACCGCTCTCCCCTGCCACGCTCCCAAACAACTTCCTGTGA
- the SLC17A7 gene encoding vesicular glutamate transporter 1 has translation MEFRQEEFRKLAGRALGKLHRLLEKRQEGAETLELSADGRPVTTQTRDPPVVDCTCFGLPRRYIIAIMSGLGFCISFGIRCNLGVAIVSMVNNSTTHRGGHVVMQKAQFNWDPETVGLIHGSFFWGYIVTQIPGGFICQKFAANRVFGFAIVATSTLNMLIPSAARVHYGCVIFVRILQGLVEGVTYPACHGIWSKWAPPLERSRLATTAFCGSYAGAVVAMPLAGVLVQYSGWSSVFYVYGSFGIFWYLFWLLVSYESPALHPSISEEERKYIEDAIGESAKLMNPVTKFNTPWRRFFTSMPVYAIIVANFCRSWTFYLLLISQPAYFEEVFGFEISKVGLVSALPHLVMTIIVPIGGQIADFLRSRRIMSTTNVRKLMNCGGFGMEATLLLVVGYSHSKGVAISFLVLAVGFSGFAISGFNVNHLDIAPRYASILMGISNGVGTLSGMVCPIIVGAMTKHKTREEWQYVFLIASLVHYGGVIFYGVFASGEKQPWAEPEEMSEEKCGFVGHDQLAGSDESEMEDEAEPPGAPPAPPPSYGATHSTVQPPRPPPPVRDY, from the exons ATGGAGTTCCGCCAGGAGGAGTTTCGGAAGCTAGCGGGTCGCGCCCTCGGGAAGCTACACCG TCTTCTGGAGAAGCGGCAAGAAGGTGCCGAGACGCTGGAGCTGAGTGCAGATGGGCGCCCGGTCACGACGCAGACCCGGGACCCGCCGGTCGTGGATTGCACCTGCTTTGGCCTCCCTCGCCGCTACATTATCGCCATCATGAGCGGTCTGGGCTTCTGCATTAGCTTTGGCATCCGCTGCAACCTGGGCGTGGCCATCGTCTCCATGGTCAACAACAGCACGACCCACCGCGGGGGCCACGTGGTGATGCAG AAAGCTCAGTTCAACTGGGATCCAGAGACTGTTGGCCTCATACACGGTTCCTTTTTCTGGGGCTACATTGTCACCCAGATTCCTGGAGGATTTATCTGCCAAAAATTCGCAGCCAACAG GGTTTTCGGCTTTGCTATTGTGGCTACCTCCACTCTAAACATGCTGATCCCCTCGGCTGCCCGTGTCCACTATGGCTGTGTCATCTTCGTGAGGATCCTGCAGGGGTTGGTAGAG GGGGTCACGTACCCTGCTTGCCACGGGATCTGGAGCAAATGGGCCCCGCCCTTAGAGCGGAGTCGCCTGGCGACGACAGCCTTTTGCG GTTCCTATGCTGGGGCGGTGGTCGCGATGCCTCTCGCCGGAGTCCTGGTGCAGTACTCAGGATGGAGCTCTGTATTCTACGTCTATG GCAGCTTCGGGATCTTCTGGTACCTGTTCTGGCTGCTCGTCTCCTACGAGTCCCCGGCGCTGCACCCTAGCATTTCGGAGGAGGAGCGCAAGTACATCGAGGACGCCATCGGCGAGAGCGCCAAGCTCATGAACCCCGTCACG AAATTTAACACACCCTGGAGGCGCTTCTTCACGTCCATGCCAGTCTACGCCATTATCGTGGCCAACTTCTGTCGTAGCTGGACTTTCTACCTGCTTCTTATCTCCCAGCCTGCCTACTTCGAAGAAGTGTTCGGTTTCGAGATCAGCAAG GTGGGCCTGGTGTCAGCGTTGCCTCACCTGGTGATGACCATCATCGTGCCCATTGGAGGCCAGATCGCCGACTTCCTGAGGAGCCGCCGCATCATGTCCACCACCAACGTGCGCAAGTTGATGAACTGTGGGG GCTTTGGCATGGAAGCTACGCTGCTGTTGGTGGTCGGCTACTCGCACTCCAAGGGCGTGGCCATCTCCTTCCTAGTCCTCGCCGTGGGCTTCAGCGGCTTCGCCATCTCCG GGTTCAACGTGAACCACCTGGACATCGCCCCGCGCTATGCCAGCATCCTCATGGGCATCTCCAACGGCGTGGGCACGTTGTCCGGCATGGTGTGCCCCATCATCGTGGGTGCCATGACTAAGCACAAG ACTCGGGAGGAGTGGCAGTATGTGTTCCTTATTGCCTCCCTGGTGCACTATGGGGGCGTCATCTTCTACGGGGTCTTCGCTTCGGGAGAGAAGCAGCCGTGGGCGGAGCCCGAGGAGATGAGCGAAGAGAAATGTGGCTTCGTTGGCCACGACCAGCTGGCTGGCAGCGATGAAAGCGAAATGGAGGATGAGGCTGAGCCCCCCGGGGCACCCCCTGCTCCCCCTCCATCCTATGGGGCTACACACAGCACAGTTCAACCCCCAAGACCCCCACCCCCTGTCCGGGACTACTGA
- the PIH1D1 gene encoding PIH1 domain-containing protein 1, which yields MADSKLLVPELNDAETMGAETSRFEELLLQASKELQQNQTSRPESTQIQPQPGFCIKTNSAEGKVFINICHSPSIPPPADLTEDELLQMLEEDQAGFRIPMSLGEPHAELDAKGQGCTAYDVAVNSDFFRRMQNSDFLRELVITIAREGLEDKYGLQLNPEWRILKNRPFLGSISQQNIRSQQRPRIQELENLHTPSSPRPEAGPEKPQLSLWLEAPDLLLAEIDLPKLDGALGLSLEVGENRLVMGGLQQLYHLDTYIPLRINCDESKAAFHQKRKQLMVAMPLLSVPS from the exons ATGGCCGACTCGAAGCTGCTGGTGCCGGAGCTGAACGATGCAGAGACGATGGGCGCTGAGACGTCGCGTTTcgaggagctgctgctgcag GCCTCCAAGGAGCTCCAGCAAAACCAGACAAGCAGACCGGAATCCACACAGATACAGCCTCAACCTG GTTTCTGCATCAAGACCAACTCAGCTGAAGGGAAGGTTTTCATCAACATCTGTCACTCTCCCTCCATTCCTCCACCGGCTGACTTGACTGAGGATGAGCTGCTTCAAATGCTGGAGGAAGACCAGGCTGGGTTTCGCATCCCCATGAGTCTGGGAGAGCCACATGCGGAACTGGATGCAA AAGGCCAGGGTTGTACCGCCTACGACGTAGCTGTCAACAGCGACTTCTTCCGGAGGATGCAG AACAGCGATTTCTTGCGAGAGCTCGTGATCACCATCGCCAGGGAGGGCCTTGAGGACAAATACGGCCTGCAGCTGAATCCAG AGTGGCGCATACTGAAGAACAGACCTTTCCTAGGCTCCATCTCCCAGCAAAATATCCGCTCCCAGCAGCGTCCTCGGATCCAGGAGCTGGAGAACCTACACACGCCCAGCTCCCCGAGACCTGAGGCAGG CCCTGAGAAGCCTCAGCTGAGCCTTTGGCTGGAGGCCCCTGACCTCCTCTTGGCTGAAATCGACCTCCCCAAACTG GATGGTGCTCTGGGGCTGTCGCTGGAAGTCGGGGAGAATCGCCTGGTGATGGGGGGGCTCCAGCAGCTGTACCATCTGGATACCTACATCCCCCTGCGTATCAACTGTGATGAGAGCAAGGCAGCCTTCCATCAGAAGAGAAAG CAATTGATGGTGGCGATGCCCCTTCTGTCAGTGCCTTCTTGA